A genomic region of Leptospira terpstrae serovar Hualin str. LT 11-33 = ATCC 700639 contains the following coding sequences:
- a CDS encoding helix-turn-helix domain-containing protein: MAWKETNVFEERMKFVVAWKRGGWSLTDLCHEFNISRVTGYKYLKQYKLYGIDGLKDKSRRPKYHPHQTRKKIIELILQERKDHPRWGARKLLASLSARFHMIRKWPHPSTVGRILKQNNLIKPPKRRIRKQSIEQPFSHALGPNDIWCADFKGHFTVGDGKRCTPL, from the coding sequence ATGGCTTGGAAGGAGACAAACGTGTTTGAAGAAAGAATGAAATTTGTTGTCGCTTGGAAACGTGGTGGGTGGTCTCTCACTGACCTTTGTCATGAATTCAATATCAGTAGAGTGACGGGGTATAAATATTTAAAGCAATACAAACTATATGGGATCGATGGGTTAAAAGACAAAAGCCGAAGACCGAAATACCATCCACACCAAACTCGAAAGAAAATCATTGAACTAATTTTACAAGAGAGAAAAGACCATCCCAGGTGGGGAGCAAGAAAACTCCTAGCATCACTCTCAGCTCGGTTTCATATGATTAGAAAATGGCCACATCCAAGTACTGTAGGTCGTATTCTCAAACAAAACAACCTTATCAAACCTCCCAAAAGAAGGATCCGTAAACAATCCATCGAACAACCATTCTCGCATGCACTCGGACCCAATGATATTTGGTGCGCTGATTTTAAAGGTCATTTCACTGTTGGGGATGGAAAAAGATGCACTCCTTTG
- a CDS encoding sodium:solute symporter family transporter, with product MLVQRVIATKNLVSGQKILIGSGIVVLLQFVLFLLIGSLLYLFYAGQTMAPDKVFSQFIVNEVPSPLLGILVAAILASAMSTLSSTINSLSLTWARDWGMDRWFSPRTLSIFFGLTLFLSSLVPYFLIQTWEKGILEMGLTIFSYTLGPSIAVFFLAKGKAELPVSSFVFSVFFLTSILLTVAIGLGFKIAFTLLIPIGFGIQIFLVQISRFAVKKN from the coding sequence ATGCTTGTTCAGCGAGTGATCGCTACAAAAAACTTAGTTTCAGGCCAAAAGATTTTGATTGGAAGTGGGATCGTTGTCCTCCTTCAATTTGTATTGTTTCTTTTGATTGGATCCCTTCTTTATCTTTTTTATGCCGGCCAAACCATGGCTCCAGACAAGGTCTTTAGCCAATTCATTGTGAATGAAGTTCCTTCCCCCCTCCTTGGAATCCTTGTGGCGGCCATCCTTGCCAGTGCCATGTCTACCCTTAGCTCTACCATCAACTCCCTCTCTCTCACTTGGGCCCGTGATTGGGGGATGGACCGCTGGTTTAGCCCACGTACCCTCTCTATATTTTTTGGACTCACTTTGTTTCTTTCAAGCCTTGTTCCTTATTTTCTCATCCAAACCTGGGAAAAAGGGATTCTGGAAATGGGTCTGACTATCTTTTCCTATACCCTAGGGCCATCCATTGCCGTTTTCTTTTTGGCTAAAGGAAAAGCAGAATTGCCCGTATCTAGCTTTGTATTTTCGGTTTTTTTTCTCACAAGCATCCTTCTTACCGTTGCCATTGGCCTTGGATTTAAAATTGCCTTTACCCTTCTCATCCCTATTGGTTTTGGAATCCAAATTTTCCTTGTACAAATTTCTCGCTTTGCTGTTAAAAAAAATTGA
- the leuA2 gene encoding 2-isopropylmalate synthase LeuA2, which produces MKPNQIKIQDVTLRDGNQALRRPWTLDEKIEVFDLLIELNVDGIEVGFPSSNETEFVASKTLAKRAQAGIPIAGLSRANDTEIAKTWEAIQYANKPRMHIVYPVSDFSIRHVLKISESEVIQKIQRSVSFARSIVGPDVEIQFSGEHFGDAIENFAFTKEAFFAAIAAGANIINLPNTVERYRPMVFVNMVKEMKDFIGDRAKVSVHTHNDLGMATATSVECVYVGAEQIEVALNGLGERAGNTNLYETAIALHQNGESLGINFQRIYPTAKRIAEMTGIPIGEKAPIIGEDIFSHRSGIHQDGVAKTIKQTKGAYRTFSPEFVGRNDSETISFTNQSGHRAIQFLLENRGIFVPNEEIHRLFEKAKAISSRENNREITEAELVDLASRFMIIS; this is translated from the coding sequence ATGAAACCAAATCAAATTAAAATCCAAGACGTTACCTTACGGGACGGAAACCAAGCATTACGTAGACCCTGGACCTTAGATGAAAAAATCGAAGTCTTTGATTTGTTAATCGAATTGAATGTCGATGGGATCGAAGTGGGTTTCCCCTCTTCCAATGAAACTGAGTTTGTTGCAAGTAAAACTCTAGCCAAACGAGCACAAGCTGGAATTCCGATTGCTGGATTGTCCCGCGCCAATGATACGGAAATAGCAAAAACATGGGAAGCCATCCAATATGCAAACAAACCTCGAATGCATATTGTTTATCCTGTCAGTGATTTTTCCATTCGCCATGTATTAAAAATTTCTGAATCCGAAGTGATCCAAAAAATCCAAAGATCTGTATCTTTTGCAAGGTCCATTGTTGGTCCGGATGTTGAGATTCAATTTTCTGGGGAACATTTTGGAGATGCGATTGAAAACTTTGCCTTCACCAAGGAAGCCTTCTTTGCTGCCATTGCTGCCGGCGCGAATATCATCAACTTACCCAATACAGTCGAACGATACAGGCCTATGGTATTTGTGAATATGGTAAAGGAGATGAAAGATTTTATTGGGGATAGAGCCAAAGTTTCTGTGCACACACATAATGATTTAGGAATGGCAACTGCCACTTCTGTAGAATGTGTGTATGTAGGTGCAGAACAAATCGAAGTGGCATTGAATGGTCTAGGAGAACGAGCAGGAAATACTAATTTGTATGAAACAGCCATCGCCTTACACCAAAATGGCGAATCCTTAGGAATCAACTTCCAAAGAATTTATCCTACTGCTAAACGAATTGCCGAGATGACAGGGATTCCCATTGGAGAAAAAGCCCCAATTATTGGAGAAGATATCTTCTCACATAGGTCAGGAATCCACCAAGATGGAGTAGCGAAGACCATAAAACAAACCAAAGGTGCTTACCGAACTTTTTCACCCGAATTTGTTGGAAGAAATGATTCCGAAACCATCTCCTTTACCAACCAATCGGGGCATAGGGCCATTCAATTTTTATTGGAAAACCGAGGGATATTCGTTCCAAACGAAGAAATCCATAGATTGTTTGAAAAAGCCAAGGCAATTTCATCCAGAGAAAACAACCGAGAAATCACCGAAGCAGAGTTAGTGGATTTAGCAAGTCGTTTCATGATTATCTCCTGA
- a CDS encoding N-acyl-D-amino-acid deacylase family protein — protein sequence MADTLIKQARIFDGSTNASFVGDVRIRDGVVSSISKTEMSPSSGETVVDAKGLWLTPGFIDFHTHYDAEIEMAPDLSESVRHGVTTISLGSCSLSLAVGDPTDLADMFSRVEAIPRKNVLSILESKKNWNSASEYKKHLNSMPLGPNVTSFAGHSAIRAHVMGLERSLTKGEVPTKQELETMNKLLEEALDAGFMGLSINTLVWDKMDGSRFRSRPLPSTFANWSEYQYLNKTLRKRGKIFQGVPNVSTKINVLMFLKEGFGLFRKPLKTTIISLMDVKFDPGLYKLLGVIGRITNTIFRSDFKFQALPEPFDLYADGMDVVVFEEFAAGAKANHIEDELERKQLMKDPTYRSWFKRQWTNWFLPRVFHRNFRETKIVDAPDKSLIGKSIDDVAKERGVHSVTAFLDLVAEHGNKVRWYTVMANHRKEPLQKIVSYPDILIGFSDAGAHLRGMAHYNFPLRMLKLVRDAELENKPFMTLERAVNRLTGEIGDWFGIDAGYIKEGKRADLVLIDPTKLDDSLAKDVEAPMPFMEDFNRWVRRNDDTIKKVYINGKLAVDQGKPVASLGKEKGYGSFLESTIGT from the coding sequence ATGGCAGACACTCTCATCAAACAGGCGAGAATTTTTGACGGTAGCACAAATGCATCTTTTGTTGGTGATGTTAGAATTAGGGATGGAGTGGTCAGTTCTATCTCTAAAACAGAAATGAGTCCTAGTTCTGGGGAAACTGTAGTCGATGCCAAAGGTCTTTGGCTAACACCAGGGTTTATCGACTTTCATACCCACTACGATGCTGAGATCGAAATGGCACCTGATTTATCTGAGTCAGTTCGTCATGGAGTCACAACCATTTCTCTTGGAAGTTGTTCTTTAAGTTTAGCTGTGGGTGACCCTACAGACTTAGCAGATATGTTTAGCCGAGTGGAAGCGATTCCAAGAAAGAATGTTTTATCCATCCTCGAAAGTAAAAAAAATTGGAACTCGGCTTCTGAATATAAAAAACATCTAAATAGTATGCCACTGGGTCCCAATGTCACTTCGTTTGCAGGACACTCTGCCATTCGTGCCCATGTTATGGGACTCGAACGTTCCTTAACCAAAGGGGAAGTTCCCACAAAACAAGAGTTAGAGACAATGAACAAACTATTGGAAGAGGCACTAGACGCAGGGTTTATGGGTCTATCAATCAACACCCTTGTTTGGGATAAAATGGATGGGTCTAGATTTAGATCTCGCCCTCTTCCTTCTACATTTGCCAATTGGAGTGAATACCAATACCTAAACAAAACACTTCGAAAAAGAGGAAAAATATTCCAAGGTGTTCCCAATGTTTCTACAAAAATCAATGTTTTGATGTTCTTAAAAGAAGGTTTTGGTCTTTTTCGTAAACCACTCAAAACTACGATCATTTCTTTAATGGATGTTAAGTTTGATCCTGGATTGTATAAATTACTCGGTGTCATTGGTAGAATTACCAATACAATCTTTAGGTCTGACTTCAAATTCCAAGCCCTCCCAGAACCATTTGATTTGTATGCCGATGGAATGGATGTAGTAGTTTTTGAAGAGTTTGCGGCAGGTGCAAAAGCAAATCATATTGAAGATGAGTTGGAAAGAAAACAATTAATGAAAGATCCAACTTACCGGTCTTGGTTTAAACGCCAATGGACCAATTGGTTTTTACCTCGTGTTTTCCATAGAAACTTTCGGGAAACAAAAATCGTAGATGCTCCCGACAAATCACTGATTGGCAAATCCATTGATGATGTTGCGAAAGAAAGAGGAGTTCATTCTGTCACAGCTTTCTTAGATTTAGTGGCCGAACACGGAAACAAAGTGCGTTGGTATACTGTTATGGCAAACCACAGAAAGGAACCATTACAAAAAATTGTTTCCTATCCCGACATCCTCATAGGATTTTCTGATGCTGGTGCTCACTTAAGGGGAATGGCTCATTATAACTTTCCTCTCCGAATGTTAAAGTTGGTACGTGATGCAGAGTTAGAAAATAAGCCGTTTATGACATTAGAGAGAGCAGTTAATCGTCTAACAGGAGAAATTGGTGATTGGTTTGGAATTGACGCAGGTTATATCAAAGAAGGAAAAAGAGCAGATTTAGTACTGATTGATCCTACAAAACTTGACGACTCCCTTGCCAAAGACGTAGAAGCACCCATGCCTTTTATGGAAGACTTCAATCGTTGGGTCAGACGTAACGATGATACAATCAAAAAAGTATACATCAACGGAAAACTTGCTGTGGATCAGGGGAAACCTGTGGCATCCCTTGGAAAAGAAAAGGGGTATGGCAGCTTTTTAGAATCTACTATCGGCACTTAA